A stretch of the Microcella sp. genome encodes the following:
- the aceA gene encoding isocitrate lyase, with the protein MTNHRPGDQTETAAELETRWKTDARWNGVRRDYTAEDVVALRGPVREERTLARRGAEKLWEQIQANTENPEEWTYALGALTGNQAVQQVRAGLKAIYLSGWQVAADANLSGQTYPDQSLYPANSVPAVVRRINNALLRAGQIEQDGRDWMAPIVADAEAGFGGPLNAYELMHGMIEAGAAGVHWEDQLASEKKCGHMGGKVLVPTSQHIRTLNAARLAADVADVPTIVIARTDSLAANLITSDVDDRDKPFLTGGRTAEGFYEVEPGIGPVLARGHAYAEYADLLWVESSEPDLELARTFAESIHREFPGKKLAYNCSPSFNWKRHLDDDTIAKFQRELSAMGYAFQFITLAGFHSLNHGMFELASGYRDRQMSAYVELQEAEFASEAHGYTATKHQREVGTGYFDRIATALNPESATLALVGSTESEQFH; encoded by the coding sequence ATGACGAACCACCGACCGGGCGACCAGACCGAGACCGCCGCCGAGCTCGAGACCCGTTGGAAGACCGACGCCCGCTGGAACGGCGTGCGCCGCGACTACACCGCGGAAGACGTCGTCGCGCTGCGCGGCCCCGTGCGCGAAGAGCGCACGCTCGCCCGCCGCGGCGCCGAGAAGCTGTGGGAGCAGATTCAGGCGAACACCGAGAACCCCGAGGAGTGGACGTACGCCCTCGGCGCCCTCACCGGCAACCAGGCCGTGCAGCAAGTGCGCGCGGGCCTCAAGGCCATCTACTTGAGCGGCTGGCAGGTCGCCGCCGACGCCAACCTCTCGGGTCAGACCTACCCCGACCAGAGCCTCTACCCGGCCAACTCGGTGCCCGCCGTCGTGCGCCGCATCAACAACGCCTTGCTGCGCGCTGGCCAGATCGAGCAAGACGGAAGGGACTGGATGGCCCCGATCGTCGCCGACGCCGAGGCCGGCTTCGGGGGCCCGCTCAACGCCTACGAGCTCATGCACGGCATGATCGAGGCCGGCGCGGCGGGAGTGCACTGGGAAGACCAGCTCGCGAGCGAGAAGAAGTGCGGCCACATGGGCGGCAAGGTGCTCGTGCCCACGAGCCAGCACATCCGCACCCTCAACGCCGCTCGCCTCGCGGCCGACGTCGCCGACGTTCCCACCATCGTCATCGCGCGCACCGACTCGCTCGCCGCCAACCTCATCACGAGCGACGTGGATGACCGCGACAAGCCCTTCCTCACCGGCGGCCGCACGGCCGAAGGCTTCTACGAGGTCGAGCCCGGCATCGGTCCGGTGCTCGCACGCGGGCACGCCTACGCCGAGTACGCCGACCTGCTCTGGGTCGAGTCGAGCGAGCCCGACTTGGAGCTCGCGCGCACCTTCGCGGAGAGCATCCACCGAGAATTCCCGGGCAAGAAGCTCGCCTACAACTGCTCGCCCTCGTTCAACTGGAAGCGCCACCTCGATGACGACACCATCGCGAAGTTCCAGCGCGAGCTGTCGGCCATGGGCTACGCCTTCCAGTTCATCACCCTGGCGGGCTTCCACTCGCTCAACCACGGCATGTTCGAGCTCGCGAGCGGGTACCGCGACCGCCAGATGAGCGCCTATGTCGAGCTGCAGGAGGCCGAGTTCGCCTCTGAGGCTCACGGCTACACCGCCACCAAGCACCAGCGCGAAGTGGGCACCGGCTACTTCGACCGCATCGCCACGGCTCTCAACCCCGAGAGCGCGACCCTGGCACTCGTCGGCTCCACCGAGTCAGAGCAGTTCCACTAA
- a CDS encoding helix-turn-helix transcriptional regulator has protein sequence MLDSPLSRPQADEVIDSLTLGKRIRQLRTDAALTLADVASAVGVATSHMSSLENGKREAKLSELQSVARAVGVTLDELLTPTPPSKRAALEIALARAQEGPLFASLGIAPLPVRKGLSDEAIETVLALHAELQRVHVERAATPEEARRANAELRRAMRDRGNYFGELETAAAELLRAVGHEGGPLPQRVAGELAAHLGFSLHHVSDLPSSTRSITDLENGRIYLPVANAPGRDPRTTLLQALAAHVLGRPEPRDYAEFLTQRVETNYLAAALLISEADAVAFLQKAKERRELAVEDLRDAFAVSYETAAHRFTNLATEHLGIPVHFLKVSPAGVLSKAYENDSVQFPTDALGAVEGQLVCRKWSARQVFDEPDRFSAYHQYTDKPTGTYWCTSRIESGSAGEFSISVGTPFAHVKWFRGRETSRRGESTCPDAACCRQAPAPLAARWSGAARPQARIHSSLLAALPTESFPGVDQTEVFGFLERHAPTGGAA, from the coding sequence ATGCTCGATTCGCCGCTCTCGCGCCCCCAGGCTGATGAGGTGATCGATTCGTTGACCCTCGGCAAGCGCATCCGTCAATTGCGAACGGATGCTGCGCTCACGCTCGCCGACGTCGCGAGTGCCGTCGGGGTGGCCACCTCGCACATGTCGAGCCTCGAGAACGGCAAGCGCGAAGCGAAACTTAGCGAGCTGCAGTCGGTGGCCCGTGCAGTGGGCGTCACGCTCGACGAGCTGCTCACCCCGACACCGCCGAGCAAGCGCGCGGCGCTCGAGATCGCGCTGGCGCGGGCCCAGGAGGGTCCGCTGTTCGCGAGTCTGGGCATTGCGCCACTTCCGGTGCGCAAGGGCTTGAGCGACGAGGCGATCGAAACTGTGCTGGCGCTGCATGCTGAACTGCAGCGTGTGCACGTCGAGCGCGCGGCGACACCCGAAGAGGCACGACGCGCGAACGCCGAGCTGCGGCGGGCGATGCGCGACCGCGGCAACTACTTCGGGGAGCTCGAGACCGCTGCCGCCGAACTGCTGCGGGCAGTGGGTCACGAGGGCGGGCCGCTGCCGCAGCGCGTCGCGGGCGAGCTCGCCGCGCACCTCGGCTTCTCGTTGCACCACGTGAGCGACCTGCCGAGCTCGACCCGCTCGATCACCGATCTCGAGAACGGGCGCATCTACCTGCCCGTCGCGAACGCGCCGGGCCGCGACCCGCGCACGACCCTGCTGCAGGCTCTCGCCGCGCACGTGCTCGGTCGACCCGAGCCCCGCGACTACGCGGAGTTCCTCACCCAGCGCGTCGAGACCAACTACCTCGCCGCCGCACTGCTGATCTCCGAAGCCGACGCGGTGGCCTTCTTGCAGAAGGCGAAGGAGCGCCGCGAGCTCGCCGTCGAAGACCTGCGCGACGCTTTCGCGGTCTCGTACGAGACGGCCGCGCACCGGTTCACCAACCTCGCCACTGAACACTTGGGCATTCCCGTGCACTTCTTGAAGGTGTCCCCCGCCGGCGTGCTGTCGAAGGCCTACGAGAACGACTCTGTGCAGTTTCCGACGGATGCTCTGGGCGCGGTCGAAGGCCAGCTGGTGTGCCGCAAGTGGTCGGCCCGCCAGGTGTTCGACGAGCCCGATCGCTTCAGCGCGTATCACCAGTACACCGACAAGCCCACGGGCACCTACTGGTGCACGTCGCGCATCGAGTCGGGCTCGGCGGGCGAGTTCTCGATCTCGGTCGGCACGCCGTTCGCGCACGTCAAATGGTTCCGCGGGCGCGAGACCTCGCGTCGCGGCGAATCGACCTGCCCGGATGCGGCGTGCTGCCGGCAGGCGCCGGCGCCGCTCGCCGCGCGCTGGAGCGGCGCGGCGCGGCCTCAGGCGCGCATCCACTCGTCGCTGCTCGCTGCGCTGCCGACCGAGTCGTTCCCGGGAGTCGACCAGACCGAGGTCTTCGGCTTTCTCGAGAGGCACGCGCCGACGGGCGGCGCAGCATGA
- a CDS encoding GntR family transcriptional regulator has product MRFVIDPGASTPPYEQLRVQVRDAVAAGELVAGAKLPTVRGLADELGLAVNTVARAYRELETDGAIETRGRAGSFVAPQGDAATRQAQIAAREYVDRARRLGLDDASALELVRAAQRG; this is encoded by the coding sequence ATGAGGTTCGTCATTGACCCTGGTGCGTCGACGCCTCCGTACGAGCAGCTGCGCGTGCAGGTACGCGACGCGGTCGCAGCGGGCGAGCTCGTGGCAGGAGCCAAGCTGCCGACCGTGCGCGGGCTCGCCGACGAGCTCGGGCTTGCGGTGAACACCGTCGCCCGCGCCTATCGCGAGCTCGAGACCGACGGCGCCATCGAGACCCGCGGTCGAGCTGGCTCGTTCGTCGCGCCCCAAGGGGACGCGGCCACCCGGCAGGCGCAGATCGCTGCACGCGAATACGTCGATCGGGCTCGACGACTCGGGCTCGACGATGCGAGCGCGCTCGAGCTGGTGCGGGCGGCTCAGCGCGGCTAG